The genomic window CTGTGGTCCCTGCGGCGGGCGGCGCGCAGCCACCGCCTGTCGTGCGGCCCGAAGCGGTTCAGCCGGCCCAGGTCCTTGCGGAAGGGACGCGAGGCGAGCCCCAGCAGGAACGGTGCGGGCAGCAGCAGCCCGGACCACTCGTGCAGGGTGACCACGAGATGGCGGCGGCCGACGAGTTCGGCCAGGCCGGGTATGTACAGACAGGCCGCGGTCACGACGCAGAGCAGCATCAGGGCGGCCGTGGTGCGGTGCACCCAGCGCTCGGCTCGGCTGAACCGCCGTACCCGCGGGGAGGGTTCAGACGGTGGGGGTGTCGTCGCGGCCGTTCGACCTGCCGACCCAGGCGTCGACGTCATAGCCTCGCTCCTCCCAGTACCCCGGCTGCACGTCTCGGGTCAGAGAGATCCCGGAGAGCCACTTCGCGGACTTGTAGAAGTACATGGGCGCGACATAGAGCCGCACCGGGCCGCCGTGCGCATGGCTGAGCGGCTTGTCCTGCATGCGCAGACAGACCAGGACGTCGGCGCGGCGGGCCTGGTCGAGGGTGAGGCTCTCGCTGTACGTGCCGTCGAAGCAGGTGAACCGCACGGCGCGGGCCTCGGGGCGCACCCCCGCGGCGTCCAGCAGCGCGGACAGCCTCACACCCTGGAAGGGGGTGTCGGGGACGCGCCAGCCGGTGACGCACTGGACGTCGCGCACGACCCGGGTCTGCGGCAGTGCGCGCAGGGCGTCCAGGGTGTACGAGCCGGGGCGCTCGACCAGTCCGTCCACGGTGAGCCGGT from Streptomyces sp. FIT100 includes these protein-coding regions:
- a CDS encoding cytochrome b/b6 domain-containing protein, with amino-acid sequence MTSTPGSAGRTAATTPPPSEPSPRVRRFSRAERWVHRTTAALMLLCVVTAACLYIPGLAELVGRRHLVVTLHEWSGLLLPAPFLLGLASRPFRKDLGRLNRFGPHDRRWLRAARRRDHSPGARPAGKFNAGQKVYAAWIAGAVLVMLGTGLLMWFTDLAPLVWRTSATFVHDWLALTIGLVLVGHMGMALADPEARRGMRTGSVERPWARREHPLWDPDKD
- a CDS encoding molybdopterin-dependent oxidoreductase; translation: MKDPTPSPDTPDPDAEGTPVGRRLVLTVLGLGAAGVATAPYLQRGLEAFLGSVADKDPTQLTGLLPNGGGFRYYSVAASVPRRNGADYRLTVDGLVERPGSYTLDALRALPQTRVVRDVQCVTGWRVPDTPFQGVRLSALLDAAGVRPEARAVRFTCFDGTYSESLTLDQARRADVLVCLRMQDKPLSHAHGGPVRLYVAPMYFYKSAKWLSGISLTRDVQPGYWEERGYDVDAWVGRSNGRDDTPTV